The DNA window ACAGCATTAACCATTCAAAGAATTGGTCCAACAAAGATAAATGAGAATACTAAGGGTTCATCAATTCCTGTTAAAGCTGCTACAAATGCAACCCCAGCTAAGAAAGTTGTTACCTCTTTTCTTTTTTCTTTTTTAGAACACATTATCATAGCTAATGCTGCACCAGGTAAGCCTCCTCAAAACATTGGGAAGAACCCGGTTTGGAAATTACCAGAAACCATAGATTTTTGGAAAGCATTAATATCTCCAAATATAGTAAAACTTGTAATTCCATCAACGTTATTCATTAAGACTCCATCAGGTAATCCAGACATTTTAATATTAAAGAACTCTTTGAAGTTTTCATTTGAAATGATAACTCCCCCTAAATAGTAATTTGATATTGGTTGTAAAATTGTCTCAATTGCTTTTGGATCTAACATTCCATTTTCTCCAATTAATGGAGATTCATTCATGTTGTTAAATAAAACAATACTTCCTGAAAAGTCAACAATTTGACCTTCAATTGGCATTTGGAACCACAAGAAGGTATTTACAATATGGTGTAATCCTGTTGGTTGAACAATTCTATTTAGAAGTGCATATAAGAACGCTCCTGGAACTGCTCAAGAATCACCAGAGGAAACTAATTTCCCAAATGATACTAAACCATATTGAAACCATGGTCAAAGTATTGCAAATAGAAATGCAACTGGTAGAGATGCTACCATTATAACCATTGGTACAAATCTTCTTCCACCAAAGAATGAAAGAGCTTGTGGTAATTTAATACTTTTAAATTTATTGTATGATCAAGCTGATAAGCAACCCGCTACTATCCCACCTAATACACCAATATTTAAAATATAAGTTCCACCAATAATTTCTAGTTTTTGATTAATCATTCCATATTTTGGCACATAGAATAAACCCGAAAGTGCTCCAGCTAATTCCTTGTTGCCATCTGTTTCTTTATAAAAATCAAATGTTACTACTTTATCATAAAATAGTTTTGGCAATCCACCTTCAGCAAGAAATGCTACTAATATAAGATAAAATGCCGCTCCAACTAGTGCTGCCTCACCACGTTGATCTTTTGATAGACCAAAAGCGGTTCCTATAGCAAATAATAATGGTAGCTGATCAAAAATTGTTGCACCAGGTTTTTGTATAATAAACCCTATTCACCAACCTGCATTATATTGAGTATCACTATTCAATTCCATAGCTAAAGAGCCAAATCGATTAAGTAATGCTGCAAATGGTAACAATGCAATTGGATACATCAAAGATTTACCAAGACCTTGTAGTTTTATCAATAAATTACTAAAAAAGTTATTTTTCTTAGTTTTATCAAAATTTTTTTCTTTCTTTATTTTTGTTTCTTTTGAAACTGTATTCATTTTTTTCTTTTCCTTTCTCATTAATATTTTCTACATAAAATAAAAGAAAGAACTTTTTAAATGAAAAAAATGCAAGTTTTTTGGAATATTTTGAAATAATATTCCATTATTTAGTCATTTCAACTATAAACATTGAAAAGCAAAATAAAAATACAAGAGCTAGGAAAAAAATACAAAAAATAATCATTCACCATTTAAATAACTCAAACATTTCCCTTTTTGGTTTTACTTTTAACTGTATACTTCTTTTTTTATAAAATAAAATTAAATATATTATTACTACTATAATTAAAATTAAAGATATTATTGTTCCAACAAGTAAAGCTATATTTGTTAAATTCACTAATTAATGTAACTCATGAATTATTACACCCTTAACAACTCTATTAACTTCACCTGAGGGACACGGATTATCTGGATTAATATTTAGTTTTATAGATGTAATCAATGATAAAATTTGTGCGAATAATATATAATTTAAACCAATAAAAATTTCATTTAAATTTTGATTTTCAAAATTTAAATATATACTTGCGTATTTTTTAACTTCACTACATTCCGTATTATCTAGAACTACTAAATTTTTAACAACTTTTTCTAAAGCAATTTCTTTCAGCAAATCAATTTCATATTTTCTTGAGTAATTATCTTTACTCATAAAAATAATTACTGTAGTATTTTTATTTAATATTGATTTTGGGCCATGTCTAAAAGCAAGCACTCCATTATAAAAGCAAGGTATTTTTCCCTGTGTTAATTCTAATAATTTTAAGCTTGCTTCATTTGAAAACCCTTTAAATTCTGAACTTCCTAAATAGACAACTCTATCATTCTCTTGTAGTTCTATCTTTTCAATATTTTCTTCGATAAGTTTTAAACTTTTATCAAAATCATTACATAATTTTTCTATTGAAGATTTATTATTATTTTTTAATAATAAATCCAATATTAAAAACGCACTGAAAGTCATTCCAGAATAACTTGAAGTCATAGCAAAGCCCTTATCATTTGCTTCATTTGGTAATAAAAATATCTGTGTGTTTTTATTAGTACTTGCAAGTTTTACAAGTTGACCATCTTTATT is part of the Spiroplasma cantharicola genome and encodes:
- a CDS encoding PTS transporter subunit EIIC, which translates into the protein MNTVSKETKIKKEKNFDKTKKNNFFSNLLIKLQGLGKSLMYPIALLPFAALLNRFGSLAMELNSDTQYNAGWWIGFIIQKPGATIFDQLPLLFAIGTAFGLSKDQRGEAALVGAAFYLILVAFLAEGGLPKLFYDKVVTFDFYKETDGNKELAGALSGLFYVPKYGMINQKLEIIGGTYILNIGVLGGIVAGCLSAWSYNKFKSIKLPQALSFFGGRRFVPMVIMVASLPVAFLFAILWPWFQYGLVSFGKLVSSGDSWAVPGAFLYALLNRIVQPTGLHHIVNTFLWFQMPIEGQIVDFSGSIVLFNNMNESPLIGENGMLDPKAIETILQPISNYYLGGVIISNENFKEFFNIKMSGLPDGVLMNNVDGITSFTIFGDINAFQKSMVSGNFQTGFFPMFWGGLPGAALAMIMCSKKEKRKEVTTFLAGVAFVAALTGIDEPLVFSFIFVGPILWMVNAVYTSIFAAIAIAMHMHIGFGFSGGFIDYIISFPNAWGMSKYEGMVNGKGYGVISNPLWMFVLAGLAFPAYYFTFSILIKKLDIKTPGREEEGEAVPTLQKNKKNNANQKYEMMAKGIIDIVKVENIVKVENCSTRLRLTVKDNKVGIDDKELKALGIYGIKRLGNQGLQLIIGTDVEHVADIVQEMIKT
- a CDS encoding SIS domain-containing protein, coding for MNKTFSKEKFNTVKEILQQSVIWKKIEKNIDKNIKNLMSHLESFKDYKIIFSGAGTSEFIGQALAPYFYKKGLNVFSIATTDIVANPLNFLKKEEKTVIISFARSGNSPESIATFNIANKLIDQVYHLIITCNKDGQLVKLASTNKNTQIFLLPNEANDKGFAMTSSYSGMTFSAFLILDLLLKNNNKSSIEKLCNDFDKSLKLIEENIEKIELQENDRVVYLGSSEFKGFSNEASLKLLELTQGKIPCFYNGVLAFRHGPKSILNKNTTVIIFMSKDNYSRKYEIDLLKEIALEKVVKNLVVLDNTECSEVKKYASIYLNFENQNLNEIFIGLNYILFAQILSLITSIKLNINPDNPCPSGEVNRVVKGVIIHELH